A single region of the Idiomarinaceae bacterium HL-53 genome encodes:
- a CDS encoding succinylarginine dihydrolase: protein MRIKVRIIKFQFRLILKNSVQEQRANMKHFEVNFDGLVGPTHNYAGLSFGNVASLSNARSVSSPRSAAKQGLKKMKTLQEMGMAQGVLAPQERPDIYALRRIGFTGSDAEVLAKAAKEAPAIFQACCSASSMWTANAATVSPSADTHDGRVHFTPANLTNKFHRSLEPSTTGRILRAMFNNERYFHHHKHLPDNEHFGDEGAANHTRFCQEYGFSGVEMFVFGRYAFDGSKPAPTKYPARQTYEASVAVARLHGLSEENTVFVQQNPGVIDQGVFHNDVIAVGNQNVLFYHEEAFLDTQKKLRELEEKLDKQMYFIEVPTARVPVAEAVKTYLFNTQLITLNDGHMAIIAPTECEESEIVSSYLKELTERNDTPIKEVRYIDVKQSMRNGGGPACLRLRVALNDQELEAVNPACIMNDALFSRLNTWVDKHYRDELSSDDLADPQLLVESRTALDELTQILKLGSVYPFQQD, encoded by the coding sequence ATGCGCATTAAGGTGCGTATAATTAAATTTCAATTTCGTCTCATTCTAAAGAATTCAGTGCAGGAGCAACGTGCGAACATGAAGCATTTTGAAGTGAACTTCGACGGTTTAGTGGGACCTACACACAATTATGCAGGTCTTTCATTTGGTAATGTTGCCTCGCTAAGTAATGCAAGAAGTGTATCTAGCCCGCGCTCAGCTGCAAAGCAAGGTTTGAAAAAAATGAAGACTTTGCAAGAAATGGGAATGGCGCAAGGTGTACTCGCCCCACAAGAGCGTCCTGATATTTATGCACTTCGCCGGATCGGTTTTACCGGTAGTGACGCCGAAGTACTCGCGAAAGCAGCGAAAGAGGCACCTGCAATATTTCAAGCTTGTTGCTCAGCTTCAAGTATGTGGACAGCAAATGCTGCAACTGTTTCACCCAGCGCAGACACGCATGATGGGCGAGTGCATTTTACACCAGCAAACCTGACGAATAAATTCCACCGCTCTCTTGAGCCGTCAACAACGGGTCGCATTTTGCGCGCAATGTTTAATAATGAACGTTATTTTCACCACCATAAGCATCTTCCTGACAACGAACACTTTGGTGATGAAGGCGCCGCGAATCACACTCGATTTTGCCAGGAATACGGGTTTTCCGGGGTGGAAATGTTTGTTTTCGGTCGTTACGCATTCGACGGTAGCAAACCGGCTCCGACTAAATATCCAGCTCGCCAAACCTACGAAGCCAGTGTTGCAGTGGCGCGTTTGCATGGTTTAAGCGAAGAAAATACAGTTTTCGTGCAGCAAAACCCGGGCGTTATCGATCAAGGTGTATTTCATAACGATGTCATTGCCGTTGGCAATCAGAACGTACTTTTTTATCATGAAGAAGCCTTTTTAGACACACAAAAGAAGCTGCGCGAACTCGAAGAGAAACTTGATAAACAAATGTATTTCATTGAGGTTCCAACAGCGCGAGTGCCCGTTGCAGAAGCCGTTAAAACCTATCTCTTCAACACTCAATTAATCACACTGAATGACGGCCACATGGCGATCATTGCACCTACGGAATGCGAAGAAAGTGAAATTGTATCAAGCTACTTGAAAGAGCTTACCGAGCGTAATGACACACCCATCAAAGAAGTTCGCTATATCGATGTAAAACAAAGCATGAGAAATGGGGGAGGCCCAGCCTGCTTGCGTTTGCGCGTGGCATTAAACGACCAAGAGCTCGAAGCTGTAAACCCTGCATGCATCATGAATGATGCCCTTTTTTCGCGCCTCAACACATGGGTAGATAAACATTACCGCGATGAATTGAGCAGCGATGATCTTGCCGACCCACAACTTTTAGTCGAGTCGCGAACCGCACTCGATGAACTTACGCAAATCTTAAAACTTGGCTCCGTGTACCCTTTCCAGCAGGATTAA
- a CDS encoding Uncharacterized conserved protein YbaP, TraB family, translated as MNKLKTASRLQHGFAVLLLILFSGTSRAEILYEVEWQEHTVWILGTIHLARNTDTKLSERALTALQESDQLWMEMTRDELTRSSEILFESGLKPQSYLPEVLAPEVWEQLASTTSRLGLAPSVVARMEPWLLEYVVLVLTLRNEGFDSTQGIDFQVLREAAELNKDIYGFELAEEQVEILSAARSNISVDEHINYILTESPSLLEEIVILERHWQRGELDEIMAFVDTDMTEYTQHILLVERNQRWFRMLQQVLSERPGVLFVAVGTAHLGGEQGLLQLFERSGAKVTRHKE; from the coding sequence ATGAACAAACTAAAAACGGCGAGCCGACTTCAACATGGGTTCGCCGTTTTATTATTGATACTTTTCTCCGGCACAAGTCGCGCGGAAATTCTTTACGAAGTTGAGTGGCAAGAGCATACGGTATGGATTCTTGGCACCATTCACCTCGCCCGCAATACAGACACAAAATTGAGTGAAAGAGCGTTAACCGCCCTGCAGGAAAGTGACCAGCTCTGGATGGAAATGACGCGTGATGAGCTTACTCGAAGCTCAGAAATTCTATTTGAGAGTGGCTTGAAACCGCAGAGCTATTTACCTGAAGTGTTGGCGCCCGAGGTATGGGAGCAACTCGCGTCGACGACCTCACGATTAGGCTTAGCGCCAAGTGTTGTGGCGCGCATGGAGCCATGGTTACTTGAGTATGTGGTGCTTGTTCTAACGCTTAGAAATGAGGGATTCGATAGCACGCAAGGCATTGATTTCCAGGTGCTGAGAGAGGCTGCTGAGTTAAACAAGGATATCTATGGGTTTGAACTCGCAGAAGAGCAGGTAGAAATTCTCTCTGCAGCACGAAGCAATATTTCTGTGGATGAACATATTAACTATATTTTGACTGAATCGCCGAGTTTATTAGAGGAAATTGTGATACTCGAGCGGCACTGGCAGCGGGGAGAGCTAGACGAGATCATGGCGTTTGTCGATACCGACATGACGGAGTATACACAACATATTTTACTCGTAGAGCGCAACCAACGTTGGTTTCGCATGCTACAACAAGTATTGAGTGAAAGGCCAGGTGTTCTTTTTGTTGCGGTGGGAACCGCTCATCTAGGCGGCGAGCAGGGGCTATTACAACTCTTTGAGCGCAGTGGAGCAAAGGTCACGCGCCATAAGGAATAG
- a CDS encoding amidophosphoribosyltransferase, whose translation MCGVVGIVGNQPVNQALYDGLTMLQHRGQDAAGIMTIDGHNLRLRKGNGLVRDVFHTRHMRRLSGNIGIGHVRYPTAGSSSSAEAQPFYVNSPFGIALAHNGNLTNADVLQKKLFETAKRHINTSSDSEVLLNIFANELLQKDQLHLEVEDIFATIRRVHDQVKGAYAVVAMIIGHGMVAFRDPHGIRPLALGKRETSQGTEYMVASESVAIDGTGFTFVRDVEPGEGIYITETGQLFSRQCAEAPVHSPCIFEYVYFARPDSFIDGVSVYASRINMGTKLGEKIKAEYDDLEIDVVIPIPETACDIALEISRVLNIPYRQGFVKNRYIGRTFIMPGQTQRRKSVRRKLNAIGAEFKGKNVLLVDDSIVRGTTSEQIIEMAREAGAKKVYFASAAPEIRFPNVYGIDMPSANELIGYGREANEICEIIKADALIYQDLEDLIASAQKENPALREFEASVFNGQYVTGDVNQQYLDRLHESRNDQAKNSQGQDESNLELYNEGD comes from the coding sequence ATGTGTGGTGTAGTCGGTATCGTTGGCAATCAACCTGTGAATCAAGCTCTATACGATGGACTGACCATGCTACAGCACCGCGGGCAGGACGCAGCGGGAATTATGACTATCGACGGTCATAATTTGAGGTTGCGAAAAGGAAATGGGCTCGTTCGTGATGTGTTTCACACTCGCCACATGCGCCGGCTCAGCGGTAATATTGGTATTGGGCACGTGCGTTACCCAACGGCAGGAAGCTCAAGTTCAGCAGAAGCTCAGCCTTTCTACGTGAACTCTCCTTTTGGAATCGCACTTGCGCACAACGGTAACCTGACCAACGCAGATGTGTTGCAGAAGAAACTTTTTGAAACAGCAAAACGCCATATTAATACCTCGTCAGATTCAGAGGTGCTGCTTAATATATTTGCAAACGAGTTGTTGCAAAAGGATCAATTACATTTAGAAGTAGAAGATATCTTTGCGACGATTCGTAGAGTGCATGATCAAGTAAAAGGCGCTTATGCCGTAGTTGCAATGATCATCGGGCATGGCATGGTGGCATTTAGAGACCCCCATGGTATTCGTCCACTGGCACTTGGAAAGCGCGAAACATCGCAAGGTACCGAGTATATGGTAGCGTCTGAGAGTGTTGCCATTGATGGTACGGGCTTTACGTTTGTGCGCGACGTTGAGCCAGGAGAGGGTATTTACATTACCGAAACTGGACAACTGTTCAGCAGACAATGCGCCGAGGCTCCGGTGCATAGCCCATGTATTTTTGAATATGTCTATTTTGCACGCCCAGATTCATTTATAGATGGGGTTTCGGTTTACGCAAGCCGCATAAACATGGGCACGAAACTCGGTGAGAAAATTAAAGCTGAATATGATGACCTCGAAATCGACGTCGTGATCCCTATTCCTGAAACGGCCTGTGATATTGCTTTAGAAATATCTCGTGTTCTGAATATTCCCTATCGCCAGGGCTTTGTGAAGAACCGCTACATTGGGCGGACGTTTATCATGCCTGGGCAAACACAGCGTAGAAAATCGGTACGCCGCAAACTGAATGCAATTGGCGCCGAATTTAAAGGGAAGAATGTGCTGCTTGTAGACGACTCTATTGTGCGTGGAACAACCTCTGAGCAGATTATAGAAATGGCCCGAGAAGCAGGTGCGAAAAAGGTTTATTTTGCGTCAGCAGCGCCTGAGATTCGGTTCCCGAATGTGTACGGGATTGATATGCCGAGCGCAAATGAACTCATTGGTTATGGCCGTGAAGCCAATGAGATTTGCGAAATTATTAAGGCTGACGCGTTGATCTACCAAGATTTGGAAGACTTGATTGCCTCTGCACAAAAAGAGAACCCAGCGTTACGGGAATTCGAGGCTTCGGTGTTTAACGGTCAATATGTGACGGGCGATGTGAATCAGCAGTATCTGGATCGTTTGCATGAATCGCGAAATGATCAAGCAAAAAATAGTCAGGGACAAGACGAATCTAATCTTGAGCTCTATAATGAGGGAGATTAG
- a CDS encoding membrane protein required for colicin V production, protein MEWIDFVIIGIIGLSVVISLIRGFVREALSLAVWIGAFFVASMFYTEVSGYFTHFDDPMIRQGIAVVLLFVATLIVGAMITYLVGQLVERTGLSGTDRLLGAVFGALRGVLVVCGLLFVMDTFTGVSNELWWQQSLLIPHFGPYIDWFFQYMESSSSFIQPNDI, encoded by the coding sequence ATGGAATGGATTGATTTTGTCATCATCGGAATCATCGGTCTCTCGGTTGTTATTAGCTTAATTCGTGGCTTTGTGCGCGAAGCGCTGTCATTAGCGGTTTGGATCGGTGCATTTTTCGTTGCGAGCATGTTTTATACCGAAGTTTCCGGGTATTTCACGCATTTTGATGACCCAATGATTCGGCAGGGAATTGCAGTGGTGTTGCTGTTTGTGGCAACGCTCATTGTCGGCGCCATGATAACTTATCTCGTAGGGCAACTGGTCGAAAGAACCGGCTTGAGCGGCACCGACCGGTTATTAGGTGCAGTTTTCGGCGCATTACGAGGTGTTTTGGTGGTGTGTGGACTGCTGTTTGTTATGGATACTTTCACTGGCGTATCCAACGAGTTGTGGTGGCAACAATCACTTTTAATTCCGCATTTTGGGCCTTACATTGACTGGTTTTTCCAGTACATGGAGAGCTCATCGAGTTTTATTCAACCAAATGACATCTGA
- a CDS encoding DedD protein, producing the protein MASSTFRNRIIGTLIVIAVAVIFLPDFFNRAVERHDQEFRSTPMRPSVEQSMNSPSFPNDFTVDEAAQSDSVAVPIVEEQMTFRDLPESIDLGNRTEPNANELNEEVAAETEGSEAAEETVTNMDDAWVIQLGAFRNQTTVEELLEELSDAGYSAYSRVYQRDAGELHLVLVGPDLSKEKLEQQLAPLQALTRLEGKVLPYRPAEN; encoded by the coding sequence GTGGCTAGCTCAACATTTAGAAATAGAATCATCGGCACGCTCATTGTGATTGCCGTTGCAGTAATTTTTCTTCCTGATTTCTTTAATCGCGCGGTCGAGCGTCATGACCAAGAGTTCAGATCAACACCGATGAGGCCGTCGGTTGAGCAATCTATGAATTCACCCAGCTTTCCCAACGATTTCACCGTTGATGAAGCCGCGCAGTCTGATTCTGTAGCGGTTCCTATTGTGGAAGAACAAATGACCTTTAGAGACCTTCCGGAATCGATCGACCTTGGCAATCGCACCGAACCTAATGCAAATGAATTAAATGAAGAGGTTGCGGCTGAAACCGAAGGCTCTGAGGCGGCAGAAGAAACCGTGACTAACATGGATGATGCATGGGTGATTCAATTAGGCGCCTTTCGCAATCAGACGACCGTTGAAGAGCTGTTAGAAGAGCTTAGTGATGCGGGTTATAGCGCATATAGCAGAGTTTACCAGCGAGATGCAGGGGAATTACACCTCGTATTGGTTGGGCCTGATTTGAGTAAAGAAAAACTTGAACAACAACTCGCGCCATTGCAAGCACTTACGCGTCTAGAAGGCAAGGTATTACCCTACCGGCCAGCAGAGAATTAA
- a CDS encoding dihydrofolate synthase / folylpolyglutamate synthase, whose translation MNLKHTQKPEPRSLDAWLSYLEQIHTKTIDLGLERVEKVAQAMNVLQPAPYIILVGGTNGKGSTVAMLNAILTAHGLRTATYTSPHLVNYRERVTVAGQWLSEAQHCEAFARVEQVRKETSLTYFEFGTLAALELIKNAQVDVAILEIGLGGRLDAVNIVPPDLSIVTSVGIDHIAFLGDDREVIGFEKAGIYRANKPAVCGDLHAPAALVEFAERTGAQLALAGIDFEILSENETEWSLRLPKGKLLEHLPKPHLPLQNAATALTALSLTPFALTQNDYTEGLMRAFVPGRFESIRQAPIVILDVGHNPHAAAYLNHQLTKLKRYRPGVGKIRAVCGMLKDKDIRGTIEAISESIDLWYFASLPSERGASAAELAAELSNRAHFVQESSVAIAYKRALSEASEQDVILCFGSFLTITAIYEVEGKVIRG comes from the coding sequence ATGAACTTGAAACACACACAAAAACCAGAGCCACGCTCACTCGATGCGTGGCTCTCTTATTTAGAACAAATTCATACAAAGACTATTGATTTAGGGCTCGAACGGGTGGAGAAAGTGGCGCAAGCAATGAATGTGCTGCAACCCGCGCCTTACATTATTCTGGTCGGAGGAACGAATGGCAAGGGCTCAACCGTTGCCATGTTGAATGCCATACTGACTGCGCACGGATTGCGAACAGCGACCTATACCTCTCCTCATTTAGTCAATTATCGTGAGCGCGTCACCGTGGCGGGTCAATGGCTCAGTGAAGCGCAGCATTGTGAAGCATTCGCGCGCGTGGAGCAGGTGCGAAAAGAAACATCACTTACCTACTTTGAGTTCGGTACACTCGCCGCGCTTGAGCTGATAAAGAATGCGCAAGTCGATGTGGCTATTCTAGAAATTGGACTTGGTGGTCGTTTAGATGCCGTGAACATTGTGCCCCCTGACTTGAGTATCGTGACTTCCGTTGGCATTGACCATATCGCCTTCTTGGGCGATGATCGAGAAGTAATTGGTTTTGAAAAGGCCGGTATTTATCGAGCCAACAAACCAGCGGTATGTGGAGATTTGCATGCGCCCGCGGCTCTCGTTGAGTTTGCCGAGCGTACTGGAGCACAATTGGCACTTGCAGGCATTGATTTCGAGATATTGTCTGAAAATGAGACCGAATGGTCACTGCGACTTCCTAAGGGGAAGCTTTTAGAGCATTTGCCAAAACCTCATCTTCCTTTGCAGAATGCGGCAACCGCATTAACGGCGCTGAGCCTGACCCCGTTTGCACTGACCCAAAATGATTATACAGAGGGGCTTATGAGAGCATTCGTGCCTGGGCGTTTTGAGTCGATTCGACAAGCGCCAATAGTCATCCTTGATGTAGGGCACAATCCTCATGCGGCGGCGTACTTAAACCACCAATTAACAAAGTTAAAGCGTTATCGACCAGGTGTTGGGAAAATTCGCGCCGTTTGTGGCATGCTCAAAGACAAAGATATTCGCGGTACTATTGAGGCGATAAGCGAGAGCATTGATCTTTGGTATTTTGCTTCACTGCCTTCTGAACGCGGCGCAAGCGCGGCTGAATTAGCGGCTGAACTTTCGAATCGCGCTCATTTTGTACAAGAAAGTTCAGTGGCAATCGCGTATAAACGAGCGCTCAGTGAAGCAAGTGAACAGGATGTGATATTATGTTTTGGCTCATTTTTGACCATTACTGCCATTTATGAAGTGGAAGGAAAAGTAATTCGTGGCTAG
- a CDS encoding acetyl-CoA carboxylase carboxyltransferase subunit alpha: protein MSWIEKILAKPQSTKRRNIPEGVWSKCDGCEAILYRADLERNLHVCPKCTHHMRLSARERLDSFLDSEGREELGVELEPQDLLKFKDSKRYKDRIAAAQKATGEKDALVAMEGKLKGAPIVAVSFEFNFMGGSMATVVGSRFVKAVEVCLEKNIPLVCFSASGGARMQEALLSLMQMAKTSAALAKMSERGIPYISVLTDPTMGGVSASLAMLGDINVAEPKALIGFAGPRVIEQTVRETLPEGFQRSEFLLEHGAVDMIVDRRQMRNKLASILAKLQNLPEPEQEIMSAD from the coding sequence ATGAGCTGGATCGAGAAAATTCTTGCAAAACCACAGTCTACAAAGCGTAGAAATATTCCAGAGGGTGTTTGGAGTAAATGTGACGGCTGTGAAGCCATTCTTTATCGTGCAGATCTAGAAAGAAACCTGCACGTTTGCCCCAAATGTACACATCATATGCGCTTGAGTGCGCGTGAAAGGCTCGATAGTTTCCTTGACTCAGAAGGACGCGAAGAACTCGGTGTAGAGCTTGAGCCGCAAGATTTACTCAAGTTTAAGGACTCCAAACGCTATAAAGACCGAATTGCTGCCGCGCAAAAAGCAACCGGTGAGAAAGATGCGCTGGTTGCCATGGAAGGAAAGCTAAAAGGTGCACCTATCGTTGCGGTTTCTTTTGAGTTTAACTTCATGGGCGGCTCAATGGCGACGGTTGTAGGCTCGCGCTTTGTGAAAGCTGTAGAAGTTTGTTTAGAAAAAAATATTCCTTTGGTTTGTTTCTCAGCTTCGGGCGGCGCGCGCATGCAAGAGGCATTGCTCTCTCTAATGCAAATGGCAAAAACGTCAGCAGCGCTGGCAAAAATGAGTGAGCGTGGTATTCCTTATATTTCAGTTTTGACTGACCCAACGATGGGAGGCGTGTCGGCCAGTTTGGCGATGCTTGGCGATATCAATGTGGCTGAGCCAAAAGCTTTGATTGGTTTTGCGGGCCCGCGAGTGATCGAACAAACCGTGCGAGAAACACTTCCAGAAGGGTTTCAGCGTAGTGAATTTTTGCTCGAGCATGGTGCGGTCGACATGATTGTAGACCGACGCCAAATGCGCAATAAGCTCGCAAGCATTCTGGCAAAACTGCAGAACTTGCCGGAGCCAGAACAAGAAATAATGAGCGCCGATTAA
- a CDS encoding tRNA pseudouridine38-40 synthase, with translation MRIALGIEYCGEQYFGWQRQQEVPSVQEKLEDALACVANHPVQVICAGRTDAGVHATQQVVHFDTQVKRPDRAWTLGVNANLPDDIAVKWVAHVEDDFSARFSATARRYRYLIYNAPCKPAVLHAGVTHVYHPLNAARMHEAAQQLVGEHDFSSFRAAQCQSNSPNRNVHFVQVTRHGDYVLVDIQANAFVHHMVRNIVGSLLVIGMDEAPIGWLGELLAAKDRTLAAATAKPHGLYLVHVTYPPAIQLPSCSMGPLFLPD, from the coding sequence ATGCGAATTGCGTTGGGTATCGAGTATTGTGGTGAACAATACTTTGGCTGGCAACGACAACAAGAAGTTCCGAGTGTACAAGAGAAGCTAGAAGATGCGTTGGCGTGTGTGGCGAACCACCCAGTGCAAGTAATCTGCGCAGGAAGAACCGACGCAGGCGTTCATGCGACACAACAAGTCGTTCATTTTGATACTCAAGTGAAGCGCCCCGATCGAGCCTGGACGTTGGGGGTGAACGCAAACTTACCAGATGATATCGCCGTCAAATGGGTTGCCCACGTAGAGGACGACTTTAGTGCCCGCTTTTCGGCAACAGCCCGGCGTTATCGTTATTTAATCTACAATGCACCATGTAAGCCTGCCGTTTTGCACGCGGGCGTAACTCATGTTTATCACCCATTGAATGCTGCGCGCATGCATGAAGCTGCACAACAGCTTGTGGGTGAACACGACTTTTCATCATTTCGAGCGGCTCAATGTCAATCCAATTCTCCAAACCGCAATGTTCACTTTGTGCAGGTGACTCGGCACGGCGATTATGTGCTGGTTGATATTCAAGCGAATGCATTTGTTCATCACATGGTAAGAAATATTGTCGGTTCTTTACTCGTGATTGGTATGGACGAAGCGCCAATAGGCTGGTTGGGGGAGCTTCTTGCAGCCAAAGACCGCACGCTCGCTGCGGCGACAGCAAAGCCTCATGGTCTTTATCTTGTTCATGTAACTTATCCTCCTGCGATTCAGTTACCGAGTTGCTCGATGGGGCCTCTCTTTCTACCAGATTAG
- a CDS encoding pilus assembly protein FimV produces MAQQCQGSKLVTVYRTGRSQLLLGMALVLLCLFTSLSVAQERDPVVILGPSGSEQTDVREGQERYGPIQATDTLWSIANQVRPHSSVTMHQVMAAIVQANPRAFRNGNPNELLNGFYLRIPSLQEIQMLNPESARRSIELGEAIEVQSQTLAEQRAELEARSREQTEIVSQTRRLTEQQIREVREQYEEEFVTLRDDLVRSIQNTESVMSNNDELQDRLARLEELLVSLQEGVVSASEYEAEIQEIRQQQEELRREQDVVRARSEELSTVEQLLQHPAALAALASIPALLLILLTTWLLRKRQTDLSEYTLATSDKPQAPASTGELSDEEARQALDKELLGDLEDDDGLLSDDAFDGFEDEDEGEDLDSLTDEMLVPDDTSESEEEDEFSGIQLDSDDDLDAFSELEDDDLEDTTAKTVKVQDEPEEDFFEEAESNELGQDELDKLLEGAGDDDEEETDVATDFESEPESDDVMSNDDIDDIFGDFGSDDESEPEPEPEPEAELESEVEPEPEPELEAEAEPEQEPEAESELEPESEPEPEMDPLDPDVDLEQSEIDADEDLEDELSDGDSDDVDMDSLFNELGIEDEEVALDSDDIDSLLEQAGEEEEKLPTQDESTENDTEFSFDEDEDDEVEFIDDELESPESYASDEEEGDESLVEEDDDDDVIDLEDVEPTEEANEIPEDDWAELPDEEPEDDSLDEDLEDVLEVEAEADPELTISEDYEVPDLLADEEEPENFKAVAEDDELDEELFTLDDEEMRRAEAEAEEELESLFGESAEEDLEQDQEIELEQKQELEQENEANYRDIDELLAEVDEEEPAEAEPEEDDSLRGEDSLAEELDLARAFIEMEEFDDARAALQKVLDEGSAELKEEAQALMSRLDERQ; encoded by the coding sequence ATGGCTCAACAATGTCAGGGAAGTAAATTGGTTACAGTTTACCGAACAGGTCGCTCTCAACTGTTGTTGGGAATGGCACTCGTACTATTATGCTTGTTTACCAGCTTGAGTGTCGCACAAGAGCGCGATCCTGTCGTTATTCTTGGCCCTTCAGGGAGCGAACAAACAGATGTTCGGGAAGGGCAAGAGCGATACGGGCCTATCCAGGCAACGGACACATTGTGGTCTATTGCGAACCAAGTTCGGCCTCACTCCTCTGTAACCATGCATCAAGTTATGGCAGCGATCGTGCAAGCCAATCCCCGTGCCTTTCGAAATGGTAACCCAAACGAGTTGCTGAATGGTTTTTACCTAAGAATTCCAAGCCTTCAAGAGATTCAAATGCTGAATCCAGAGTCTGCAAGGCGCAGCATTGAATTGGGTGAAGCGATCGAAGTTCAATCACAAACACTTGCAGAGCAGCGTGCAGAGCTTGAGGCGCGTTCGCGTGAGCAAACGGAGATTGTTTCTCAAACGAGACGTCTTACAGAGCAGCAAATACGCGAGGTGCGTGAACAGTACGAAGAGGAGTTTGTTACCTTGCGAGACGATTTGGTGCGCTCGATTCAAAACACCGAAAGTGTCATGAGTAACAATGATGAATTACAGGATCGTTTAGCTCGTTTAGAAGAATTGCTCGTAAGTTTACAGGAAGGCGTGGTATCGGCGAGCGAGTATGAAGCAGAAATTCAAGAAATTCGTCAACAACAAGAAGAACTGCGTCGTGAGCAAGACGTGGTTCGTGCGCGCTCAGAAGAATTATCAACCGTTGAACAACTATTGCAACACCCGGCTGCGTTAGCCGCGCTCGCGTCTATTCCTGCACTCCTTCTGATTTTACTGACGACTTGGTTATTGCGTAAACGGCAGACCGATTTAAGTGAATACACCCTCGCTACGAGTGACAAGCCGCAAGCGCCCGCAAGTACGGGTGAGCTTTCCGACGAAGAAGCACGCCAAGCATTAGATAAGGAATTGCTGGGTGACTTAGAAGATGACGATGGATTGCTTTCTGATGATGCTTTTGATGGGTTCGAGGACGAAGATGAAGGTGAGGATCTCGATAGTTTAACGGATGAGATGTTAGTGCCTGACGATACCTCAGAGAGCGAAGAGGAAGACGAGTTTTCGGGTATACAGCTCGATAGTGACGATGATTTAGATGCATTTAGTGAACTTGAAGACGATGACCTAGAAGACACGACTGCCAAGACTGTTAAAGTACAAGACGAGCCGGAAGAAGATTTCTTCGAGGAAGCAGAGAGCAATGAGCTGGGTCAGGACGAACTGGATAAACTCCTTGAAGGCGCTGGTGACGACGATGAAGAGGAAACGGACGTAGCGACAGATTTCGAATCAGAGCCTGAATCAGACGATGTCATGAGTAATGATGATATCGACGACATTTTTGGTGACTTTGGCTCAGATGATGAATCTGAACCCGAACCCGAACCCGAACCTGAGGCTGAGCTTGAATCTGAAGTTGAACCCGAACCCGAACCCGAACTTGAAGCTGAGGCCGAACCAGAGCAAGAACCAGAGGCAGAATCAGAGCTTGAACCTGAGTCTGAACCTGAACCTGAGATGGATCCATTAGATCCCGATGTTGACTTAGAGCAGTCAGAAATTGATGCCGATGAAGATTTAGAAGATGAGTTGTCGGACGGTGATTCTGATGATGTGGACATGGACTCTCTTTTTAATGAATTGGGAATTGAAGACGAAGAAGTAGCGCTAGACAGTGATGATATTGATTCGTTGCTCGAGCAGGCCGGTGAGGAAGAGGAAAAGCTGCCTACGCAGGATGAATCGACTGAAAACGATACCGAATTTTCTTTTGATGAAGATGAAGACGATGAGGTTGAATTTATCGATGATGAATTGGAGTCACCAGAATCTTATGCTTCTGATGAAGAAGAAGGTGACGAGAGTTTGGTCGAAGAAGATGATGACGATGATGTTATTGATCTTGAGGATGTCGAGCCGACTGAGGAAGCGAATGAAATTCCAGAAGATGACTGGGCCGAATTACCGGATGAAGAGCCGGAAGATGATTCGCTAGATGAAGATTTGGAAGATGTTTTAGAGGTTGAGGCAGAGGCAGACCCTGAACTTACAATTAGTGAAGACTATGAGGTTCCTGACTTACTAGCGGACGAGGAAGAGCCAGAGAACTTTAAAGCCGTCGCGGAAGACGATGAGCTAGACGAAGAGCTCTTCACACTTGACGATGAAGAGATGCGCCGCGCTGAGGCTGAAGCCGAAGAGGAGCTGGAATCTTTATTTGGTGAATCGGCTGAGGAAGATTTAGAACAAGATCAAGAAATCGAGCTAGAACAAAAGCAAGAGTTAGAACAAGAAAACGAAGCGAATTATCGTGACATTGACGAACTTCTTGCCGAAGTAGATGAAGAAGAACCAGCGGAAGCGGAGCCTGAGGAAGATGACAGCCTTCGCGGTGAGGACTCGCTTGCTGAAGAGCTCGATTTAGCACGCGCTTTCATTGAAATGGAAGAGTTTGATGATGCTCGTGCAGCGTTACAGAAGGTTTTAGATGAGGGCTCCGCAGAGCTTAAAGAGGAAGCGCAAGCGCTTATGTCTCGACTCGATGAACGCCAATAA